In Limibacter armeniacum, a single window of DNA contains:
- a CDS encoding MFS transporter, giving the protein MERIAKEQKHGSTTFLFALARAINNGAYYGLRGVLVLYMVSYTLALPEDEALSIYLVFTLGVLFSKAVGGILGDFVLGNRMAYLTGALLQAIGCFVLCISGFDSLYIGLVLIALGNGLFGTNALSEFGKLYYGKEKLSDAGFTILNFISNIGIVIGTILVGYAADLDYSIGFAVAGVVTAISGLILFFSNIPANTKRQYAIGETVPNNKGYLYIGISTVAIFLFWFFYELGYSDLFELGYLISEALRMPEMLVIEINNSLSTYASVGLAVFWSFFYVKTQRKLALGMLFGSIAFAFYFIDSYANIVLSILQYGGISIFLVLAELFLFPIICSTAVYYVKPKYLSTVMGLAILPSLLAAHLANLIPFEALETNHYKVGAFITMLLIGILVLFLSKGNKKNELI; this is encoded by the coding sequence ATGGAAAGAATAGCTAAAGAACAAAAGCACGGAAGCACTACTTTTTTATTTGCACTCGCAAGAGCTATTAATAATGGTGCCTATTATGGATTGAGAGGTGTTTTGGTATTGTATATGGTGAGTTATACACTGGCGTTACCTGAAGACGAAGCCTTGTCGATTTATTTAGTTTTTACATTGGGAGTACTCTTTTCAAAGGCTGTGGGAGGTATTCTGGGAGATTTTGTATTGGGCAACAGAATGGCTTACCTAACGGGAGCCTTGCTTCAAGCCATTGGGTGTTTTGTTTTATGCATCAGTGGGTTTGATAGCTTATACATAGGGTTGGTTCTGATTGCATTGGGAAATGGTTTGTTTGGAACCAATGCCTTATCGGAATTTGGGAAATTATACTACGGAAAAGAAAAGTTGTCTGATGCTGGCTTTACCATTCTAAATTTCATTTCCAATATAGGGATCGTAATCGGGACAATTCTGGTAGGTTATGCAGCCGATCTTGACTATAGTATTGGCTTTGCTGTTGCAGGTGTTGTAACCGCTATTTCAGGATTGATTTTATTCTTTTCAAATATACCTGCCAATACCAAAAGACAGTATGCAATAGGTGAAACTGTCCCTAATAACAAAGGATACCTGTATATAGGTATCAGCACAGTCGCTATTTTCTTGTTCTGGTTTTTCTATGAGTTAGGTTACAGTGACCTGTTTGAACTAGGGTACCTGATTAGTGAAGCATTGAGGATGCCTGAGATGTTGGTAATAGAAATAAATAACTCCCTATCTACTTATGCTAGTGTAGGGCTTGCTGTTTTTTGGTCATTTTTTTATGTAAAAACTCAAAGGAAACTGGCATTGGGAATGCTCTTCGGGAGTATAGCCTTCGCCTTTTACTTTATAGACTCATATGCGAATATCGTTCTGTCTATACTACAGTATGGAGGAATCAGTATTTTTCTGGTTTTGGCAGAACTGTTTCTTTTCCCAATAATTTGTTCTACAGCCGTTTATTATGTTAAGCCAAAGTATTTGTCTACAGTAATGGGTTTGGCAATTTTACCTTCATTATTAGCGGCTCATTTGGCAAATCTGATTCCATTTGAAGCATTGGAAACTAACCATTATAAGGTTGGGGCATTCATCACCATGCTGCTGATAGGAATATTGGTTTTGTTCCTTTCAAAAGGAAATAAGAAGAACGAGTTGATATAA
- a CDS encoding S8 family serine peptidase produces the protein MKQLLSRTLRGWLTIIALLLSLGAIAQKPVTYSNGVAKGVIRVKFKEDPGLAAKGFSIGGAVQLGVTAFDAKAAKYEARNMKRVFPYDPKTEGKARKHGLHLWYEMEIDGSISAKASSQDFSSLASVERAEPIYEKKMIGNGTMRPLTMEEVAAMAAEEELPTDDPYLEKQWHYHNSAQASGWVEGADINLFEAWKKTAGASNIIVSIHDEGVDVNHEDLAANMWVNEGEIAGNGIDDDGNGYIDDAHGYSFSYDQGEIVAQDHGTHVAGTVAAVNNNGIGVAGVAGGTGNNDGVRLMSCQILSGTVNNVAASYKYAADNGAVISQNSWGYTNPDVYEQSVLDAIDYFIDEAGDYEGSPMKGGIVIFAAGNSNDSGAWYPGYYDRILTVASTGPSNQKAYYSNYGSWVDITAPGGDTSLKTEDGVLSTTPNNTYAYMQGTSMACPHVSGIAALVVAQLGGPDFTAEQLWNQLVVSTHSLDDYNPSYVGKLGAGLVDAAMAIEANEGIAPDAVADLAVSSIAHDFAILNWTTPADEDDEQATSFQILYSTSPITAENAAAAQKVLMTDVSALGELNTFEVTGLNPETTYYFAVRGQDRWGNVAALSNVLEASTNKGPLFVADKTDFTAVIDASVSTEASDMVTISNEGEGLLRWSYENKQVDFNFSTSSVKRADFPQVATRSLEASNIGRTPTNRVPLATLSEEELNEFTSSEKYYASLYAWYNIGDEDTSLPNSSATLYEVNEEEGFNLTDIRVWLANDDSNGAVVVEIYKGAVKPENLVHTQEHHTPSEGVQYITLDEHIYFPQGSSFYVIIHAPVGNKYPLGMSPVDDWEVAYNKMYMSFDFGQSWYRMQDAVGEEGWGWSMSVASYKPYLGTYVTLDPATGEVNEMESQEVAVNVDASKLINGDYTSNVLFKTNDLENGNVRLPLSLTVSGHQPELRSQSVVDFGSVFVGAEKEMEIEILNFGYGNFNVESVEVSGDQFEWTQETWDFTQVAARARKSLKIAYKPTVAGNANSVVTLTDANGNVYNFNLFGVAAVPSEITLSPATQSFDLAAGETTTGTVTVENTGAYPLSFTLPKFAETEEGVHKHGYSWSTNMHDASIEWNWTELDGDADAIDISAYFEDADSEYHLIDLGFEFPFYNQRINQIYVSKHGALTLDTHSTFNISPPPLGRDDMPYGFIFGTGYRIDLSQGGKVLYKQLGDSTIIEFKDVVSFSEAESYQFVLHANGDFDIKYDHLSASEAPYYTISFEDPDKLDGIMIKNSVMTEEARNFFTQTDDIVVRVKSPGENIVSAPSATQGAVQPGESMDIDFTVNTEDLLEGANTQRVTVFSNDPNQPYASFEVVVNMTGGVADLQISEDSLGYGEVFQGDVDFRILELRNAGSKSISITSSVFANDYFTLDTATYELKPRRSQVVKVNLVTDAQGVFEDVLTLTDSEGDTYEVKLTAEVVAAPAIAVDTTPIVETLNAGEKATHTITIDNTAGEATLEVLPMGNSWLYAGEEATTAAAGIQIDEFTYAMKDNKALLAGGTAEDAPVYRWYDLPNDGGTHVEIGSTFWEEVSMPFAFNFYGKEYDKLYLTYNGLISLEPQTYIFITGGRIPDETIPNNIIAPIWMMGDTDYFDLDETKGIWYKEYDDKVVITYHRMQHSWAFLGGYVSAQVIIYNNGVIKMQYKADATSATWSSRATVGIENEDGTNGVETAFGVPYIEDGLAVTYTPAKKITVAAGETKDITLTVDAAGLLGGSYEGGLLLKNNTPQNNDVTIPVSLTVNGTSEVIASEESFEFGEVMQYTTTDEWGTSAPVAYELPFSLQNDGTALASLTEMILTNSSADIAVYQKSINPFWGNVEWVDINWLVWPMELNAGDREEFKVVLTPTAANAAFADTLNVTTDGGQLIRMPISAVIQLPPVLAVDTDSMSVIANSDDHTETQSFVIDNTAGESALKYELQIDYNRIQDASVSAYNQTYVASATASLGKVELASVAKASVQATNETYNNILEYDQNESASNALGYGGNSFTSVTGFTAPQAGFNLSHVKTWYRAEGMANAPITVEVRAGNLDPEKAVVVGVETFETETEGSVGSFLTLALSEPVKILPGERFFILLHYSLGVTYPQGVVELEESLPGTFYVPSEEGWFDLSTDASFATTAYVVKAMEATADTSDIWFTLDASAGEVPAGSSATVTATFTAANAIAADNIATINVVSNDPMNEVEDVVATMRINQAPVFTLGELSTHSVAEMDTLTVALTAADVEGNAFTFALADTNDQVTLAADGATATFTYAPDYESAGTQTFEVTATDEYGKVSIHTIEVNVANVNRVPVATETAPISIDFESKGVSLPLADIFVDEDGDEMTFTTVIAENTIAQAVLTGEELFVVPFNVGNTFVTVTATDSNGGTAEVNIEVVVTDVPLGLDDELASTLNLKNFPNPATANTTISYELPVNGQVTVEVFDFNGGKIATLVNAEQQAGQYEVTYQTAGLPAGMYIYALSIDGERVATGKLLKQ, from the coding sequence ATGAAACAACTTTTATCGAGAACCTTAAGGGGCTGGCTGACCATAATAGCTTTGCTATTATCGTTAGGTGCTATTGCACAAAAGCCAGTAACTTACAGTAATGGGGTCGCCAAAGGCGTGATCCGGGTCAAGTTCAAAGAAGATCCAGGGCTTGCTGCCAAAGGCTTTAGCATTGGTGGCGCAGTACAATTGGGAGTCACTGCCTTTGATGCAAAAGCAGCGAAGTATGAGGCCCGAAATATGAAAAGGGTATTCCCTTATGATCCGAAGACTGAAGGTAAAGCACGTAAACATGGCTTGCACCTTTGGTATGAGATGGAGATTGATGGGTCAATCAGTGCAAAGGCATCTTCTCAAGACTTTTCAAGTCTGGCTTCTGTAGAACGTGCTGAGCCTATCTATGAGAAAAAAATGATCGGTAATGGCACAATGCGTCCATTGACTATGGAGGAAGTTGCTGCTATGGCTGCTGAAGAGGAACTGCCAACAGATGACCCTTATCTGGAGAAACAGTGGCACTACCATAATAGTGCTCAGGCTTCAGGATGGGTAGAAGGTGCAGATATCAACCTTTTCGAAGCTTGGAAGAAAACAGCAGGTGCTTCTAACATTATAGTTTCGATTCACGACGAAGGTGTTGATGTTAACCATGAGGACTTGGCTGCCAACATGTGGGTGAACGAGGGTGAGATCGCTGGTAACGGCATTGATGATGACGGAAACGGTTACATCGATGATGCTCACGGTTATAGCTTCTCTTATGACCAAGGTGAGATCGTGGCACAGGATCACGGTACACACGTAGCGGGTACTGTAGCGGCCGTTAATAACAACGGTATTGGTGTTGCAGGTGTAGCTGGTGGTACAGGTAACAATGATGGTGTAAGACTGATGTCTTGCCAGATCCTGAGTGGTACTGTAAATAATGTGGCTGCTTCTTACAAGTATGCAGCTGATAATGGCGCTGTTATCTCTCAAAACAGCTGGGGTTATACCAACCCTGATGTTTATGAGCAGTCTGTATTGGATGCAATCGACTATTTCATTGATGAGGCAGGTGACTATGAGGGAAGCCCAATGAAAGGCGGTATCGTGATCTTTGCTGCAGGTAACAGCAATGATAGTGGTGCTTGGTACCCAGGTTACTATGATAGAATTCTTACTGTAGCATCAACTGGTCCAAGTAACCAGAAAGCTTACTATTCAAACTATGGTAGCTGGGTAGATATCACAGCGCCAGGTGGTGATACTAGCCTGAAGACGGAGGATGGTGTTTTGAGTACTACTCCAAACAACACTTATGCTTATATGCAAGGTACATCAATGGCATGTCCTCACGTATCAGGTATTGCAGCATTGGTAGTTGCACAGCTTGGAGGCCCTGATTTTACAGCGGAGCAGCTGTGGAACCAGCTGGTAGTTTCTACGCACTCATTGGATGACTACAACCCTTCTTATGTTGGTAAACTAGGGGCAGGTCTGGTAGATGCAGCAATGGCTATTGAGGCGAATGAGGGTATTGCACCAGATGCAGTAGCTGATTTGGCAGTATCAAGCATTGCACATGACTTTGCTATCTTGAATTGGACAACCCCTGCTGATGAAGATGATGAGCAGGCTACTTCATTCCAGATACTTTATTCAACTTCTCCAATTACAGCTGAAAATGCTGCTGCTGCTCAAAAGGTGTTGATGACAGATGTGTCGGCACTTGGTGAGTTGAATACATTTGAAGTAACAGGACTGAATCCTGAAACAACTTACTACTTTGCTGTAAGAGGTCAGGACCGTTGGGGTAATGTGGCAGCACTGTCAAATGTGTTGGAAGCAAGTACCAATAAAGGTCCTTTGTTTGTAGCTGACAAGACGGATTTTACTGCTGTAATTGACGCTTCGGTTTCAACAGAAGCTTCAGATATGGTGACTATCTCAAATGAAGGTGAAGGTCTTTTGAGATGGAGTTATGAAAACAAGCAGGTCGATTTCAACTTTAGCACTTCAAGTGTAAAAAGGGCAGATTTCCCTCAAGTTGCAACACGTTCACTGGAGGCGTCAAATATTGGTAGAACACCTACTAATAGAGTCCCATTGGCTACACTTTCAGAGGAAGAACTGAATGAGTTTACCAGCAGTGAGAAATACTACGCTTCTCTGTATGCTTGGTACAATATCGGTGATGAGGATACATCATTGCCAAACTCTTCTGCAACCTTGTATGAGGTTAATGAGGAAGAGGGCTTCAACCTGACAGATATCAGGGTTTGGTTAGCGAATGATGACAGCAACGGTGCCGTGGTGGTGGAAATCTACAAAGGCGCTGTAAAGCCTGAAAACCTGGTACACACGCAGGAGCACCATACACCATCTGAAGGAGTGCAGTATATCACATTGGATGAGCATATCTACTTCCCTCAAGGAAGCTCTTTCTATGTTATTATCCATGCGCCTGTTGGTAACAAGTATCCATTGGGTATGAGCCCTGTCGATGACTGGGAAGTGGCATACAATAAAATGTATATGAGCTTTGACTTCGGTCAGTCATGGTACCGCATGCAGGATGCAGTAGGTGAAGAAGGTTGGGGATGGAGTATGAGTGTAGCGAGTTATAAGCCATACTTGGGTACTTACGTAACCTTGGATCCAGCTACAGGCGAAGTGAATGAAATGGAGTCTCAGGAAGTAGCGGTGAATGTAGATGCAAGCAAGCTGATCAATGGTGATTATACATCTAACGTCCTATTCAAGACAAATGACTTGGAGAATGGAAATGTAAGGTTACCGTTAAGCTTGACAGTGTCAGGACATCAGCCGGAACTACGTTCTCAGAGCGTCGTTGATTTCGGTAGTGTGTTTGTTGGAGCTGAAAAGGAGATGGAAATTGAAATCCTGAACTTTGGTTACGGTAACTTCAATGTAGAGAGTGTAGAAGTGTCAGGAGACCAGTTCGAATGGACACAAGAAACATGGGATTTCACTCAGGTAGCAGCAAGAGCAAGGAAGAGTCTGAAAATTGCTTACAAGCCAACAGTAGCAGGTAATGCCAACTCAGTAGTGACATTGACTGATGCAAATGGAAATGTATACAATTTCAACCTATTTGGAGTAGCTGCTGTACCATCAGAAATTACATTATCTCCGGCTACACAATCATTTGACTTGGCAGCAGGTGAAACAACGACAGGTACAGTAACGGTTGAGAACACTGGGGCTTACCCACTGTCTTTCACATTGCCTAAGTTTGCAGAAACAGAAGAGGGTGTACACAAACACGGTTACTCATGGTCTACCAATATGCATGACGCATCTATAGAGTGGAACTGGACAGAGCTGGATGGCGATGCTGATGCAATTGATATCTCAGCTTACTTTGAGGATGCTGATTCTGAGTATCACCTGATTGATTTGGGCTTTGAGTTCCCATTCTATAACCAGCGTATCAACCAGATTTATGTGAGTAAGCATGGCGCATTGACATTGGATACGCACAGTACTTTCAATATCTCGCCACCGCCATTGGGACGTGATGACATGCCTTATGGCTTTATCTTCGGAACAGGTTATAGGATTGACCTGAGCCAAGGAGGTAAAGTATTGTACAAGCAACTTGGAGACAGTACAATTATAGAGTTTAAGGATGTGGTGAGCTTTAGCGAAGCGGAATCTTATCAGTTTGTATTGCATGCTAATGGGGATTTTGATATTAAGTATGATCATCTAAGCGCCTCTGAAGCGCCATACTATACAATCAGCTTTGAAGATCCTGACAAGCTCGATGGTATAATGATCAAGAACTCCGTTATGACTGAAGAAGCACGTAACTTCTTTACGCAAACTGATGATATCGTTGTTAGGGTTAAATCTCCAGGTGAGAACATTGTATCTGCTCCTTCGGCAACGCAAGGTGCTGTACAGCCAGGTGAGAGCATGGATATTGACTTTACAGTCAATACAGAAGATTTGCTGGAAGGTGCCAATACACAGCGTGTAACTGTATTCAGCAATGACCCTAACCAACCATATGCTTCATTTGAAGTAGTAGTAAACATGACTGGCGGCGTAGCTGATTTGCAAATCAGTGAAGATAGCCTAGGTTATGGAGAAGTGTTCCAAGGTGATGTGGACTTCAGAATCTTGGAGTTGAGAAATGCAGGCAGCAAGTCTATATCGATTACTTCTTCAGTATTTGCAAATGATTATTTCACACTGGATACCGCTACTTACGAGCTAAAACCTAGACGTTCACAGGTAGTGAAAGTAAATCTGGTAACAGATGCACAAGGTGTATTTGAAGATGTATTGACACTGACTGACAGCGAAGGTGATACTTATGAGGTCAAATTGACTGCTGAGGTGGTAGCAGCTCCAGCAATTGCAGTTGACACAACTCCAATTGTGGAAACGCTGAATGCAGGAGAAAAGGCGACACACACCATCACGATAGACAATACAGCAGGTGAGGCAACACTTGAAGTACTGCCAATGGGTAACAGCTGGTTGTATGCAGGTGAAGAGGCAACAACAGCAGCAGCTGGTATTCAGATCGATGAGTTCACTTATGCCATGAAGGACAACAAGGCTTTACTGGCAGGAGGCACTGCTGAAGACGCACCTGTTTACCGTTGGTATGATTTGCCAAACGATGGCGGAACGCATGTAGAGATTGGTTCTACATTCTGGGAAGAAGTAAGCATGCCATTTGCCTTTAACTTCTATGGCAAAGAGTATGACAAGCTGTATCTGACATACAACGGCTTGATCTCTTTGGAGCCACAGACATATATCTTTATTACAGGTGGCAGAATTCCTGACGAGACTATTCCAAACAACATCATTGCGCCAATTTGGATGATGGGGGATACAGATTATTTTGACCTGGATGAAACTAAAGGTATCTGGTACAAAGAATATGACGATAAAGTGGTGATCACTTATCATCGTATGCAGCATTCTTGGGCATTCCTTGGTGGTTATGTATCTGCACAGGTAATCATCTATAACAATGGTGTAATCAAGATGCAATACAAGGCGGATGCAACTTCTGCTACATGGTCATCAAGAGCGACAGTTGGTATAGAGAACGAGGATGGAACCAATGGTGTAGAAACCGCATTTGGCGTACCATATATCGAGGATGGGTTGGCTGTGACTTATACGCCAGCTAAGAAAATCACTGTTGCTGCTGGTGAAACTAAGGACATCACGCTGACAGTAGATGCAGCAGGTCTATTAGGAGGTAGCTATGAAGGAGGTCTGTTGTTGAAAAACAATACACCACAAAACAATGATGTAACGATTCCTGTAAGCCTGACAGTAAATGGCACAAGTGAAGTGATTGCTTCAGAAGAGTCATTTGAGTTTGGTGAGGTGATGCAGTACACAACTACTGATGAGTGGGGTACTTCTGCTCCTGTAGCATACGAACTGCCATTCTCCCTACAGAATGATGGAACAGCACTGGCATCATTGACAGAAATGATCTTGACTAACAGCTCAGCAGATATTGCTGTTTACCAAAAGAGCATTAACCCATTCTGGGGTAATGTTGAATGGGTAGATATCAATTGGTTAGTATGGCCAATGGAGCTGAATGCAGGAGACCGTGAAGAGTTTAAGGTAGTACTTACACCGACAGCTGCTAACGCTGCATTTGCTGATACACTGAACGTTACAACAGACGGTGGACAGTTGATTAGAATGCCTATCTCAGCTGTGATCCAGTTGCCGCCTGTATTGGCTGTGGATACTGATTCTATGTCAGTGATTGCAAATTCTGATGACCATACAGAAACACAATCATTCGTGATTGACAACACGGCTGGTGAGTCTGCACTGAAATATGAACTGCAAATTGATTACAACCGTATTCAGGATGCTAGTGTAAGTGCTTACAATCAGACATATGTTGCATCAGCTACTGCTTCATTAGGTAAAGTAGAGCTTGCATCAGTAGCAAAAGCAAGCGTACAGGCTACCAATGAGACATACAACAATATCTTGGAGTATGATCAGAATGAGTCAGCTTCAAACGCCTTGGGTTATGGTGGTAACTCCTTTACTTCAGTGACAGGATTTACAGCACCTCAAGCTGGTTTTAACTTATCACATGTGAAGACTTGGTACAGAGCAGAAGGTATGGCTAATGCTCCAATCACAGTGGAGGTGAGAGCTGGTAACCTAGACCCTGAGAAAGCTGTAGTGGTAGGTGTTGAAACATTTGAAACAGAAACAGAAGGTAGTGTAGGTTCATTCTTGACTTTGGCACTTTCTGAGCCAGTTAAAATCCTGCCAGGTGAGCGTTTCTTTATCTTGCTTCACTATAGCTTGGGTGTAACATATCCGCAAGGTGTGGTAGAACTTGAAGAGAGCCTGCCAGGTACATTCTATGTTCCTTCTGAAGAAGGATGGTTTGACCTGTCAACAGATGCATCATTTGCTACAACTGCTTATGTAGTGAAAGCAATGGAGGCTACTGCTGATACATCAGATATCTGGTTTACATTGGATGCATCAGCTGGTGAGGTTCCTGCAGGTAGCTCGGCTACAGTAACAGCTACTTTTACAGCAGCGAATGCAATTGCAGCAGATAACATTGCTACGATTAATGTAGTGAGCAATGACCCAATGAATGAAGTAGAAGATGTGGTAGCAACAATGCGTATCAATCAGGCTCCTGTATTTACTTTGGGTGAGTTGTCAACACATAGTGTTGCAGAAATGGATACGTTAACTGTAGCGTTAACAGCAGCAGATGTTGAAGGTAATGCATTTACTTTTGCATTGGCAGATACTAATGATCAAGTAACATTAGCTGCTGATGGAGCAACTGCAACGTTTACTTACGCACCTGATTACGAGTCAGCAGGAACACAAACGTTTGAAGTTACTGCTACGGATGAGTATGGCAAAGTAAGCATTCATACAATTGAGGTGAATGTAGCTAACGTGAACCGTGTGCCAGTAGCAACTGAAACTGCACCAATCAGCATCGACTTTGAGTCTAAAGGTGTAAGCCTACCATTGGCTGATATCTTTGTAGATGAAGACGGTGACGAAATGACTTTCACTACTGTAATAGCAGAGAATACAATTGCTCAAGCAGTACTGACTGGTGAAGAACTGTTTGTAGTTCCGTTCAATGTGGGTAATACATTTGTAACAGTAACAGCTACTGATTCAAATGGAGGAACAGCAGAAGTAAACATTGAAGTTGTAGTGACTGATGTTCCACTAGGCCTTGACGATGAACTGGCTTCGACGCTTAACCTGAAAAACTTCCCTAACCCGGCAACTGCCAATACAACTATCAGCTACGAGCTGCCAGTTAATGGTCAGGTGACGGTAGAAGTGTTTGACTTCAACGGAGGTAAAATTGCGACACTTGTAAATGCTGAACAGCAAGCAGGACAGTATGAGGTGACTTACCAAACAGCTGGTCTGCCAGCAGGCATGTACATTTATGCACTGAGCATCGATGGCGAGCGTGTTGCAACAGGCAAATTGTTGAAACAATAA